From Enterococcus mediterraneensis, the proteins below share one genomic window:
- the dnaK gene encoding molecular chaperone DnaK, protein MSKIIGIDLGTTNSAVAVLEGGEAKIIANPEGNRTTPSVVSFKNGEIQVGEVAKRQAVTNPNTISSIKRHMGEAGYKVEAEGKSYTPQEISAMVLQYIKGFAEDYLGEKVDKAVITVPAYFNDAQRQATKDAGKIAGLEVERIVNEPTAAALAYGLDKTDKDEKILVFDLGGGTFDVSILELGDGVFDVLSTAGDNHLGGDDFDNKIIDHMVAEFKKENGIDLSSDKMALQRLKDAAEKAKKDLSGVTSTQISLPFITAGDAGPLHLEMTLTRAKFDELTSDLVERTKVPVRQALKDAGLSQSEIDEVILVGGSTRIPAVVEAVRKETGKEPNKSVNPDEVVAMGAAIQGGVITGDVKDVVLLDVTPLSLGIETMGGVFTKLIDRNTTIPTSKSQVFSTAADNQPAVDIHVLQGERPMAADNKTLGRFQLTDIPPAPRGIPQIEVTFDIDKNGIVNVSAKDLGTQKEQKITIKSSSGLSDEEIERMVKDAEANAEADKARKEEVDLRNDVDALLFTVDKTLKELEGKVDADEVKKAEDARDELKAAVEANNIEEMKTKRDALNEIVQNLTVKLYEQAAQQQAQQDPNAAQGGADDVVDADFEEVDGDDK, encoded by the coding sequence ATGAGTAAAATCATTGGTATTGACTTAGGTACAACAAACTCTGCTGTTGCTGTCCTTGAAGGCGGCGAAGCAAAAATTATTGCAAACCCAGAAGGAAACCGTACAACACCATCTGTTGTTTCTTTCAAAAACGGTGAGATCCAAGTCGGTGAAGTTGCAAAACGTCAAGCAGTAACCAACCCAAATACAATTTCTTCTATCAAACGTCACATGGGAGAAGCTGGTTACAAAGTTGAAGCGGAAGGCAAATCTTATACACCGCAAGAAATCTCAGCTATGGTCTTGCAATACATCAAAGGTTTTGCAGAAGACTATTTAGGTGAAAAAGTAGACAAAGCAGTCATCACTGTACCTGCATACTTCAACGATGCGCAACGTCAAGCAACAAAAGACGCTGGTAAAATCGCTGGTTTAGAAGTAGAACGGATCGTTAACGAACCAACAGCCGCTGCATTGGCTTATGGTTTGGATAAAACCGATAAAGACGAAAAAATCTTAGTATTCGACTTAGGCGGCGGTACTTTCGACGTATCGATCCTTGAATTAGGCGATGGCGTATTCGATGTATTGTCAACTGCCGGTGATAACCATCTAGGTGGGGATGATTTCGATAACAAAATCATCGATCACATGGTAGCAGAATTCAAAAAAGAAAACGGAATCGATTTGAGCTCAGACAAAATGGCATTGCAACGTTTGAAAGATGCCGCTGAAAAAGCGAAAAAAGATTTATCCGGTGTAACAAGCACACAAATCAGCTTGCCATTTATCACTGCCGGCGATGCTGGTCCATTGCACTTGGAAATGACATTGACTCGTGCGAAATTTGACGAATTGACTAGTGACCTGGTAGAACGTACGAAAGTTCCTGTACGTCAAGCATTGAAAGATGCTGGATTGTCACAATCAGAAATCGATGAAGTGATCTTAGTCGGCGGTTCAACACGTATTCCTGCTGTTGTTGAAGCAGTACGTAAAGAAACAGGCAAAGAACCAAACAAATCTGTAAACCCTGATGAAGTTGTTGCAATGGGTGCGGCGATCCAAGGTGGCGTTATCACTGGTGACGTGAAAGACGTGGTCTTGCTTGACGTAACACCGTTATCACTAGGTATCGAAACAATGGGCGGCGTATTTACTAAATTGATCGATCGCAACACAACGATCCCAACAAGTAAATCACAAGTCTTCTCAACTGCAGCAGACAACCAACCAGCAGTGGATATCCACGTACTGCAAGGGGAACGTCCAATGGCTGCTGACAACAAAACACTAGGAAGATTCCAATTAACGGATATCCCACCAGCACCTCGTGGTATTCCACAAATCGAAGTAACATTCGATATCGATAAAAATGGTATCGTAAATGTTTCCGCAAAAGATTTGGGAACACAAAAAGAACAAAAAATCACAATCAAATCTTCTTCAGGTTTATCAGACGAAGAAATCGAACGCATGGTGAAAGACGCTGAAGCAAATGCTGAAGCCGATAAAGCTCGCAAAGAAGAAGTCGATCTTCGCAATGATGTAGATGCATTGTTATTCACCGTCGATAAAACATTGAAAGAATTAGAAGGAAAAGTTGATGCAGACGAAGTGAAGAAAGCGGAAGATGCACGCGACGAATTGAAAGCAGCTGTTGAAGCGAACAACATTGAAGAAATGAAGACGAAACGTGACGCATTGAACGAAATCGTCCAAAACTTGACAGTGAAATTGTACGAACAAGCAGCACAACAACAAGCTCAACAAGATCCAAACGCAGCACAAGGCGGCGCGGATGATGTCGTTGATGCTGATTTCGAAGAAGTAGACGGCGATGACAAATAA
- the hemW gene encoding radical SAM family heme chaperone HemW — protein sequence MNESTQSIGKSISAYLHIPFCEHICYYCDFNKVFLEGQPVDEYIEMLLREIQLGLAQQPITEAKTIYIGGGTPTSLSAKQLDCLLAGVTEYFPMETVKEFTIEANPGDLTKEKLQVMKNYDIDRLSMGVQTFDNRLLKKIGRKHSAEDVYQTIELLRKEQFDNVSIDLIYALPGQSLESFRDTLKRALDLDLPHYSMYSLILENKTMFMNWVRQGRIELPDQEVESQMFEEAIEQMEKHGRHQYEISNFALSGKESQHNLIYWNNENYFGFGAGASGYLGDRRYKNYGPIQHYLKPLRENKLPAYEEEFLTKQNQMEEEMFLGLRKIAGISKRVFKEKFGVDFQTVYGAVLPELKQKGWLLEEEDAIRLTDTGLFIGNEVFEKFLLKDS from the coding sequence ATGAATGAATCAACACAATCAATAGGCAAGAGTATCTCTGCCTATCTCCACATCCCGTTTTGTGAACACATTTGTTATTACTGTGATTTCAATAAAGTGTTTTTAGAAGGGCAACCGGTGGACGAATATATCGAGATGCTGTTGCGGGAGATCCAACTGGGATTGGCGCAGCAACCAATTACAGAAGCAAAAACCATTTATATCGGCGGTGGTACGCCAACTTCATTGTCTGCCAAACAACTGGATTGTTTATTGGCGGGTGTGACAGAGTACTTTCCGATGGAGACAGTCAAAGAATTTACTATTGAAGCAAACCCTGGTGATTTGACGAAAGAAAAACTGCAAGTGATGAAAAATTATGATATTGACCGTTTGTCGATGGGGGTTCAGACTTTCGATAATCGGTTATTGAAAAAAATCGGTCGCAAGCATTCCGCGGAAGATGTTTACCAAACCATCGAATTGTTGCGAAAAGAGCAATTTGACAATGTGTCTATCGATTTGATCTATGCTTTGCCGGGTCAATCTCTGGAAAGTTTTCGAGATACACTGAAACGGGCGCTGGATTTGGATTTGCCTCATTATTCCATGTATTCGTTGATTCTGGAAAATAAAACGATGTTCATGAACTGGGTACGGCAAGGAAGAATCGAATTGCCGGATCAGGAAGTAGAGAGTCAGATGTTTGAAGAAGCCATCGAACAGATGGAAAAGCACGGACGTCATCAATATGAGATCAGTAATTTTGCGTTGTCAGGCAAAGAATCACAACATAATCTGATTTATTGGAACAATGAAAATTATTTTGGCTTTGGTGCCGGCGCGAGCGGGTATCTTGGCGATCGCCGCTATAAAAACTATGGACCGATCCAGCATTATCTTAAACCGTTGCGGGAAAACAAACTGCCTGCTTATGAAGAAGAATTTCTGACAAAACAAAATCAAATGGAAGAAGAAATGTTTTTGGGTCTCCGGAAAATCGCGGGTATCTCAAAACGAGTATTCAAAGAAAAATTCGGTGTAGATTTTCAAACAGTCTATGGCGCTGTCCTGCCTGAGCTGAAACAAAAAGGCTGGTTGTTGGAAGAAGAAGACGCTATCCGTTTGACAGATACGGGGCTGTTCATCGGGAATGAAGTATTTGAAAAATTTCTATTAAAAGACTCTTAA
- the hrcA gene encoding heat-inducible transcriptional repressor HrcA, translated as MLTQRQQDILRLIIQNYTQTGQPVGSKKLMEEGINASSATIRNEMKALEEYGFLQKTHSSSGRVPSMNGYRYYVDFLLTPAQVEQTDMQMIRQSFGREFHEINEIIQQSADILSSLTSYTALSLGPDMKERRLTGFRIVPLNERQIIALIVTDKGNVESQVFTIPRTVSGEDLEKMVRIINDKLIGESLITVYHRLRTEIPMILHKYFQTTEGILDLFDSLLGNAFEEKIFVGGRMNVLDFGPTTDVDQFKTIYSFMKDPEELTQLLVPSDEDIRIRIGNELGIELLQNMSLVQANYEITGHGQGTIALLGPTNMPYSKMFALIDVFRRELASKLAEYYRSLDSYN; from the coding sequence ATGTTGACACAAAGGCAGCAAGACATTCTGCGTCTCATCATTCAAAATTACACACAAACAGGCCAACCGGTGGGTTCCAAAAAATTGATGGAAGAAGGAATCAACGCCAGTTCGGCGACGATCCGTAATGAAATGAAAGCACTAGAAGAATACGGCTTTCTGCAAAAAACGCATTCGTCATCTGGACGGGTTCCATCAATGAACGGCTATCGTTATTATGTTGATTTTCTGTTGACGCCGGCACAAGTGGAGCAGACAGATATGCAGATGATTCGTCAGTCTTTTGGCAGAGAATTTCATGAGATCAATGAGATCATTCAGCAGTCTGCAGATATTTTGTCGAGTCTGACCAGCTATACAGCATTGTCTTTAGGTCCTGATATGAAGGAAAGACGTTTGACTGGTTTTCGGATCGTGCCGTTGAATGAACGGCAAATCATCGCCCTTATCGTTACCGATAAAGGAAATGTTGAAAGCCAAGTGTTTACGATTCCCCGTACAGTTAGCGGTGAAGATTTAGAGAAAATGGTTCGGATCATCAACGATAAGTTGATCGGCGAGTCATTGATCACCGTCTATCATCGTTTGAGAACCGAGATCCCTATGATTTTGCATAAGTATTTCCAAACGACAGAAGGAATCTTAGATTTGTTCGATTCGTTATTAGGAAATGCGTTTGAAGAAAAGATATTCGTAGGCGGTCGCATGAATGTCCTGGATTTTGGGCCGACGACGGATGTGGATCAATTCAAAACGATCTATTCATTTATGAAAGATCCAGAAGAATTGACGCAATTGTTGGTACCTTCTGATGAGGATATCCGAATTCGGATTGGTAATGAATTAGGGATCGAATTGTTGCAAAACATGAGTCTGGTTCAAGCCAATTATGAGATCACAGGACATGGGCAAGGAACGATCGCTCTTTTAGGTCCTACTAATATGCCATACTCAAAGATGTTTGCGCTGATCGACGTTTTTCGTCGTGAACTTGCTTCGAAATTAGCTGAGTATTATCGTTCGTTGGATTCTTATAACTAG
- the dnaJ gene encoding molecular chaperone DnaJ, producing the protein MATKRDYYEVLGLQKGASDDEIKKAYRKLSKKYHPDINKEPDAETKFKEISEAYEILSDPQKRAAYDQYGHAGTDPNYGGAGGFGGGGYGGFSGGGFGGFEDIFESFFGGGGGRSVDPNAPRQGADLQYTIQLKFEEAIFGVEKNIKYNREETCHTCGGNGAKPGTQPVTCHKCHGSGTINVERQTPLGRVMSRQTCDVCHGTGKEIKEPCPTCQGSGHEKKAHEVKVKVPAGVEDGQQMRLADQGEAGMNGGPYGDLYVIFRVEESDIFDRDGAEIYYELPLNFVQAALGDEVNVPTVHGDVKLKVPAGTQTGTNFRLRGKGAPRLRGGGNGDQQVRVKIITPRNLSDEQKYALRKFAEVSGNKINEQQPEGFFDKMKDAFTGKKK; encoded by the coding sequence ATGGCAACAAAACGTGATTATTACGAAGTCCTAGGATTACAAAAAGGAGCTTCGGATGATGAAATTAAAAAGGCATACCGCAAGCTTTCCAAAAAATATCACCCGGATATCAATAAAGAACCAGATGCTGAAACGAAATTCAAAGAGATTTCTGAAGCATATGAAATCTTAAGCGACCCGCAAAAAAGAGCGGCTTACGATCAATATGGACATGCTGGAACAGATCCTAATTACGGCGGTGCCGGCGGATTCGGTGGCGGCGGTTATGGTGGCTTTTCTGGCGGTGGCTTTGGCGGCTTTGAGGATATCTTTGAATCCTTTTTTGGCGGCGGCGGAGGTCGTTCTGTTGATCCGAACGCACCTCGTCAGGGCGCGGATCTGCAATATACCATCCAATTGAAATTTGAAGAAGCGATTTTCGGTGTTGAAAAAAATATCAAGTATAATCGCGAAGAAACTTGTCATACTTGCGGCGGTAACGGCGCAAAACCTGGAACACAGCCTGTGACCTGTCATAAATGCCACGGTTCTGGTACCATCAATGTTGAACGCCAAACACCACTTGGACGAGTGATGAGTCGCCAAACATGTGATGTATGTCACGGAACAGGGAAAGAAATCAAAGAACCATGTCCTACTTGTCAAGGTTCCGGTCACGAAAAGAAAGCCCATGAAGTGAAAGTTAAAGTTCCTGCTGGTGTCGAAGACGGTCAACAAATGCGTTTGGCAGATCAAGGAGAAGCTGGGATGAACGGCGGACCTTACGGTGATCTGTACGTGATTTTCCGTGTTGAAGAAAGCGACATTTTTGATCGCGATGGCGCGGAGATCTATTACGAATTGCCATTGAATTTTGTCCAAGCGGCATTAGGGGATGAAGTCAATGTACCGACTGTTCATGGTGATGTAAAATTGAAAGTTCCTGCCGGTACACAAACAGGAACCAACTTCCGTTTGCGCGGAAAAGGCGCACCTCGTTTGCGAGGCGGCGGTAACGGCGACCAACAAGTTCGTGTCAAAATCATTACACCGCGGAATCTATCGGATGAACAAAAATACGCGTTGCGCAAATTCGCGGAAGTCAGCGGCAATAAAATCAATGAACAGCAGCCGGAAGGTTTTTTCGATAAAATGAAAGATGCATTTACCGGTAAGAAAAAATAG
- a CDS encoding helix-turn-helix domain-containing protein — MAKYSFEFRLKILQEYLEGKAGTSYLSKKYGVKSKKQVQVWFNAYHKFGEEVFV, encoded by the coding sequence ATGGCAAAATATAGTTTTGAATTCAGACTGAAAATCCTTCAAGAATATCTTGAAGGAAAAGCAGGAACATCGTATTTATCGAAAAAATATGGAGTGAAATCAAAAAAGCAGGTACAGGTTTGGTTCAATGCTTATCACAAGTTCGGTGAAGAGGTATTTGTATGA
- the grpE gene encoding nucleotide exchange factor GrpE — translation MQKDEELKETKSAETDVESAENAEQSEETPAELTETEKMQAKIDELEDQYLRARAEIANITTRNRNEREQLQKYRSQDLAKKLLPAIDNLERALATEVSDEQGASLKKGVEMVLDGLRFALKEENVEEIPASGETFDPNLHQAVQTVPATEEFPADTVVEVLQKGYKLHDRVLRPSMVIVAQ, via the coding sequence ATGCAGAAAGATGAAGAATTGAAAGAAACAAAATCAGCAGAAACAGATGTTGAATCTGCGGAAAACGCAGAGCAATCAGAAGAAACACCTGCTGAATTAACAGAAACAGAAAAAATGCAAGCGAAAATCGATGAGTTGGAAGACCAATATTTGCGGGCTCGCGCAGAAATCGCAAATATCACTACTCGTAATCGTAATGAACGGGAACAATTACAAAAATACCGTTCTCAAGATTTAGCGAAAAAATTGTTGCCGGCTATCGATAATCTAGAACGAGCATTGGCGACAGAAGTTTCTGATGAACAAGGCGCCAGCTTGAAAAAAGGCGTTGAAATGGTCTTGGACGGCCTGCGCTTTGCTTTGAAGGAAGAAAATGTCGAAGAGATCCCGGCTTCCGGCGAAACCTTCGATCCTAATCTGCATCAAGCAGTTCAAACAGTTCCTGCAACAGAAGAATTTCCGGCTGATACAGTTGTGGAAGTGTTGCAAAAAGGCTATAAATTGCATGATCGTGTGCTTCGACCAAGTATGGTCATCGTGGCACAATAA
- a CDS encoding ATP-binding cassette domain-containing protein, with protein MTYAIEVKNLTKTFGQYPAVNQVSFKVESGKIFALLGENGAGKTTTIHLLTTLLTPTSGEILYNGTAAAKRSIRKQISVTGQFAALDEELTGRENLEILGQLHSLSRKAAKAKALELLKQFELEAAADKKVTNYSGGMKRRLDIAVSLLGDPKILFLDEPTTGIDPANRRRIWEMIDQLAKDSGMTIFLTTQYLEEAEVLADFVTIMNQGKVIAEGSVDTLKKSLPESKIQLKFADKNILESAKKILAVEHLEELSENRLEIPVIEKVKKVSSIFTNLTSAGIAIEDIQLVEPTLEDVYLELTRRGNHAVVS; from the coding sequence ATGACTTACGCAATTGAAGTTAAGAATTTAACAAAAACATTCGGGCAATATCCAGCCGTCAATCAAGTCTCTTTCAAGGTAGAATCCGGGAAGATTTTTGCATTATTAGGCGAAAACGGTGCTGGAAAAACAACGACGATCCATTTGTTGACGACACTGTTAACACCCACATCAGGAGAAATACTGTATAACGGAACAGCGGCTGCAAAAAGAAGTATCCGCAAGCAAATCAGTGTAACCGGACAGTTCGCGGCGCTAGATGAGGAGCTGACCGGCAGAGAAAATTTGGAGATTTTGGGACAGCTTCATTCGTTATCGAGAAAAGCAGCAAAAGCAAAGGCACTTGAGCTTCTTAAACAATTTGAATTAGAGGCAGCAGCCGATAAAAAAGTTACGAATTATTCAGGAGGAATGAAACGCCGATTGGATATCGCAGTCAGTTTGTTGGGGGATCCGAAGATTTTGTTTTTAGATGAACCGACGACCGGGATCGATCCTGCTAATCGCCGCCGCATTTGGGAAATGATCGATCAATTAGCAAAAGATTCAGGGATGACGATTTTTTTAACCACTCAATATCTTGAGGAAGCTGAAGTTTTGGCTGATTTCGTAACGATCATGAATCAAGGAAAAGTTATTGCAGAAGGTTCTGTTGATACGTTGAAAAAAAGTTTGCCGGAAAGCAAGATACAGCTTAAATTTGCTGATAAAAATATATTGGAATCTGCCAAAAAAATCCTTGCAGTAGAACATTTGGAAGAGCTGTCAGAAAACAGATTAGAAATTCCTGTTATTGAAAAAGTTAAAAAAGTATCTTCGATTTTCACGAATCTGACATCCGCTGGAATCGCGATCGAAGATATCCAGTTGGTGGAGCCGACATTGGAAGATGTATATTTGGAATTAACAAGGAGGGGAAATCATGCAGTGGTTTCATGA
- a CDS encoding ABC transporter permease, whose translation MKEVMNILEELVLSLFVLLASAALVWISFFIGLSVGTEAAAAFPMFLLFAPYLSSGFVPLETLPKVLRNFAEVSPFTPITETIRGLLMNDVSLNDLRVASAWLIGLLLLFVFLTLGKYNRLTEKS comes from the coding sequence ATGAAAGAAGTAATGAATATTCTTGAAGAATTAGTATTGAGTTTGTTTGTATTGCTGGCATCTGCGGCTCTCGTCTGGATCAGTTTTTTTATTGGGCTATCTGTGGGGACCGAGGCCGCGGCGGCTTTTCCAATGTTTTTGCTTTTTGCGCCTTACCTGAGCAGCGGGTTTGTTCCGTTAGAGACACTTCCAAAAGTATTGCGCAATTTTGCGGAAGTATCTCCCTTCACACCTATTACAGAAACAATCCGCGGCTTGCTGATGAACGATGTTTCTCTAAATGATTTGCGTGTTGCCAGTGCGTGGCTGATTGGATTATTACTGCTTTTTGTTTTTCTTACATTAGGTAAATATAATCGATTGACTGAAAAGTCCTGA
- a CDS encoding ABC transporter permease, with the protein MQWFHDLTIMSKRSWKMNSRNLDGLITTAVLPVMILLSFVYIFGGAIDASGNYIDYIVPGIIVLGLGQVSAGAAVTISTMKQRGILNRFKTMAITQSSVLWGEQTIYLLKSLFSVFLVIAVGILLGFSPELTLSNGLVLGLFVLLASAALVWISFFIGLSVGTEAAAAFPMFLLFAPYLSSGFVPLETLPKVLRNFAEVSPFTPITETIRGLLMNDVSLNDLRVASAWLIGLLLLFVFLTLGKYNRLTEKS; encoded by the coding sequence ATGCAGTGGTTTCATGATTTGACGATAATGAGTAAAAGAAGCTGGAAAATGAACTCCCGTAATCTTGATGGATTGATTACAACGGCCGTTCTACCAGTTATGATCTTACTATCTTTTGTTTATATTTTTGGCGGTGCGATTGATGCTTCTGGAAACTATATCGATTATATCGTACCGGGGATCATCGTTTTAGGGCTTGGGCAAGTCTCGGCTGGAGCTGCTGTTACAATATCCACGATGAAGCAACGGGGGATCTTGAATCGCTTTAAAACGATGGCGATCACACAATCTTCAGTTTTGTGGGGAGAGCAAACGATCTATTTGTTAAAAAGTCTGTTCTCGGTATTTTTAGTGATCGCAGTAGGGATCTTACTAGGTTTCAGTCCAGAACTGACTTTATCTAATGGATTAGTATTGGGTTTGTTTGTATTGTTGGCATCTGCCGCTCTCGTCTGGATCAGTTTTTTTATTGGGCTATCTGTGGGGACCGAGGCCGCGGCGGCTTTTCCAATGTTTTTACTTTTTGCGCCTTACCTGAGCAGTGGGTTTGTTCCGTTAGAGACTCTTCCGAAAGTATTGCGCAACTTTGCGGAAGTATCTCCCTTCACACCTATCACAGAAACGATCCGCGGCTTGCTGATGAACGATGTTTCTCTAAATGATTTGCGTGTTGCAAGTGCATGGCTGATTGGATTATTACTGCTTTTTGTTTTTCTTACATTAGGTAAATATAATCGATTGACTGAAAAGTCCTGA
- a CDS encoding amino acid ABC transporter ATP-binding protein, which yields MAEKILVENLVKKYGDNTVLNDISISIQEGDVVCVIGPSGSGKSTFLRCLNRLEEPTSGDIIIDGAHLMDKSTNINLVRQHIGMVFQHFNLFPHLTVLENIILAPTDLKKASRKEAEEKAMKLLETVGLADKKDMYPDNLSGGQKQRVAIARALAMNPDIMLFDEPTSALDPEMVGDVLNVMKKLAKQGMTMVIVTHEMGFAKEVANRVLFCDEGKFLEDGKPEEIFNNPKNERTKDFLNKVLNI from the coding sequence ATGGCTGAAAAAATCTTAGTTGAAAATCTCGTAAAAAAATACGGTGACAACACTGTTTTAAACGACATCAGCATCTCTATCCAAGAAGGCGACGTGGTTTGTGTCATCGGCCCTTCAGGTTCTGGTAAAAGTACGTTTCTGCGCTGTCTGAACCGTTTAGAGGAACCAACAAGCGGCGATATCATCATCGATGGCGCTCACTTGATGGATAAAAGCACCAACATCAATTTGGTTCGTCAGCACATCGGGATGGTTTTCCAACATTTTAACTTGTTCCCGCATTTGACTGTCTTGGAAAATATCATCTTGGCTCCTACAGACTTGAAAAAAGCGTCTCGTAAAGAAGCTGAAGAAAAAGCAATGAAACTATTGGAAACAGTCGGTTTGGCTGATAAAAAAGATATGTACCCTGATAACCTATCCGGCGGACAAAAACAACGGGTGGCGATCGCCCGCGCATTAGCAATGAATCCGGACATCATGCTTTTTGATGAACCGACTTCCGCTTTGGATCCGGAAATGGTCGGCGACGTACTGAATGTTATGAAAAAATTGGCAAAACAAGGAATGACCATGGTCATCGTTACTCATGAAATGGGCTTTGCCAAAGAAGTTGCCAATCGCGTGCTTTTCTGCGACGAAGGAAAATTCTTAGAAGATGGCAAACCTGAAGAGATCTTCAATAATCCTAAAAATGAACGTACGAAAGATTTCTTGAACAAAGTATTGAATATCTGA
- a CDS encoding amino acid ABC transporter substrate-binding protein/permease, which yields MKKRTLLLTLAAVMVGLFTLGVPRSAEAADTMKKIEPQKEQYIIASDSAFAPFEYKNEDNEYVGIDVDLMNRAAEMQGFNIKFNFIGFSGALQAIEGNQADGMIAGMTITDERKKSFDFSDPYFQSGIQIAVKEGNDTIKSYEDLDGKRVGAKIGTESADFLEANKEKYGYTIKLYDAADQLYEAVRGGQIDAMMDDYPVIGYAINNGQKLATPIERESGGEYGFAVKKGQNPELLEMFNEAIKEMKRTGEYDKIVDKYISQTPTESKKDESTIGGLLENNWKVLLDGLVKTIALALLSFALALVIGIIFGLFSVAPIRALRTFSSIYVDIIRGIPMMVLAFFIFFGLSDAIGITIPDFAAGVITLTLNASAYIAEIVRGGINAVPVGQMEASRSLGLPYTRTMQKIILPQAIKIMIPSFVNQFVISLKDTTIISVIGVVELLQTGKIIVARTSQSTNVYLIIAIIYLIVITALTKLAKVLEKKVK from the coding sequence ATGAAAAAACGAACACTTCTGCTTACATTAGCAGCCGTAATGGTAGGTCTTTTTACACTGGGAGTACCGCGTTCAGCAGAAGCTGCTGACACAATGAAAAAAATCGAGCCTCAAAAAGAGCAGTACATTATCGCTAGCGATTCGGCTTTTGCTCCTTTTGAATACAAAAACGAGGACAATGAATACGTAGGTATCGATGTCGACTTGATGAATCGCGCAGCAGAGATGCAAGGCTTCAATATCAAATTTAATTTCATCGGATTTTCCGGTGCCCTGCAAGCTATCGAAGGAAACCAAGCAGATGGGATGATCGCCGGTATGACCATTACTGACGAACGTAAAAAATCATTCGACTTTTCAGATCCTTATTTCCAAAGCGGAATCCAAATCGCTGTGAAAGAAGGAAATGATACCATTAAATCTTATGAAGACTTAGATGGTAAGAGAGTCGGCGCGAAAATCGGAACTGAAAGTGCAGATTTTCTAGAAGCCAATAAAGAAAAATACGGCTATACCATCAAGCTTTATGACGCAGCTGATCAATTATACGAAGCAGTCAGAGGCGGTCAGATCGACGCCATGATGGATGACTATCCGGTCATCGGTTACGCTATTAACAACGGTCAAAAGTTAGCGACCCCTATCGAGCGGGAATCTGGCGGAGAATATGGTTTCGCAGTAAAAAAAGGACAAAATCCTGAATTATTGGAAATGTTCAATGAAGCGATCAAAGAAATGAAACGTACAGGTGAGTACGATAAGATCGTTGACAAATATATCTCCCAAACACCAACCGAAAGCAAGAAAGATGAGTCAACGATCGGCGGCTTATTGGAAAACAACTGGAAAGTCTTATTAGACGGACTCGTTAAAACCATCGCACTTGCATTGCTTTCATTCGCTCTGGCATTGGTGATCGGTATTATCTTTGGATTATTCAGCGTTGCACCGATTCGCGCATTGCGGACTTTCTCTTCTATATATGTAGATATTATCCGCGGAATCCCGATGATGGTGTTGGCGTTCTTCATCTTCTTCGGATTATCTGACGCGATCGGTATCACGATCCCTGACTTTGCCGCCGGTGTCATCACATTGACCCTTAACGCCAGTGCATATATCGCAGAAATCGTCCGCGGCGGGATCAATGCCGTACCAGTCGGACAAATGGAAGCTTCCCGCAGTTTAGGGCTGCCATATACAAGAACCATGCAAAAAATCATTCTACCGCAAGCAATCAAGATCATGATTCCTTCTTTTGTCAACCAATTCGTTATCTCATTAAAAGATACAACGATCATTTCGGTCATCGGTGTGGTAGAATTGCTGCAAACAGGGAAGATCATCGTTGCCCGGACTTCTCAAAGTACCAATGTCTACTTGATCATCGCTATCATCTATCTGATCGTGATCACAGCATTGACAAAATTAGCCAAAGTTTTAGAAAAGAAGGTGAAATAA